One window of the Leptospira koniambonensis genome contains the following:
- a CDS encoding HmuY family protein, with protein MKTLYSSFIILIATLTVYCGPSTGGDDGLAILAALDEGGGGCIKAPGETTTTGSGTFTTQVNATASGCWAYINLKAGGVETTKSGNWDLRFKRFIIGTNSGSSGSGNGGSCGFGDGDPATDINDVTVGGCTIAVDSVLSQTGGGGFGTATESASPSLWTWYNYNGTTHVLTAYSIGYLIQGSDGVSNFAIEVTDYYDNANTSGFPTIKWKEL; from the coding sequence ATGAAAACATTATATTCAAGTTTCATTATTCTCATAGCAACTTTAACCGTTTACTGCGGACCAAGTACCGGAGGAGACGATGGTCTTGCGATTTTAGCCGCATTGGATGAAGGTGGTGGAGGTTGCATCAAGGCTCCCGGCGAAACAACTACAACAGGTTCAGGAACTTTTACCACTCAAGTCAACGCTACAGCAAGCGGATGTTGGGCTTACATAAACCTTAAAGCTGGCGGAGTAGAGACTACGAAGTCTGGTAATTGGGATCTAAGATTTAAAAGATTTATCATAGGTACAAATAGTGGCTCAAGCGGTTCCGGAAACGGCGGATCTTGCGGGTTCGGAGATGGAGACCCTGCCACGGATATAAATGATGTAACTGTAGGTGGATGTACTATTGCAGTGGATTCAGTCCTGTCTCAAACCGGTGGAGGAGGATTCGGAACAGCAACTGAAAGTGCAAGCCCTTCTCTTTGGACCTGGTACAACTATAATGGTACTACTCACGTTCTTACTGCTTATTCAATCGGATATTTAATCCAAGGTTCGGATGGTGTTAGCAATTTTGCAATAGAAGTCACAGATTATTACGACAACGCAAACACCAGTGGATTTCCCACAATTAAATGGAAGGAACTTTGA
- a CDS encoding host attachment protein, with protein sequence MKKKWVVVANRSEAKIFEYQGPTNGLKLVQMMENPEGRLRNSDLVTGAGQASRSDFDFFHEPKKRVAAAFAGKLSDFMNLERKKDSFSNFILVSEPGFMGMILGKLDEKSRERIYHKMPKDIVHERESNLMNHLKSVLVSES encoded by the coding sequence ATGAAGAAAAAATGGGTGGTGGTTGCAAACCGAAGTGAGGCAAAAATTTTCGAATACCAAGGACCGACTAACGGTTTGAAGCTGGTGCAAATGATGGAGAATCCTGAAGGCCGACTCAGAAATTCGGATCTAGTTACTGGAGCAGGTCAGGCTTCCAGATCGGATTTTGATTTTTTTCATGAACCGAAAAAGAGAGTGGCTGCGGCGTTTGCAGGTAAACTTAGCGATTTTATGAACTTGGAAAGAAAGAAGGATTCTTTCTCCAATTTTATTTTGGTTTCCGAACCTGGCTTTATGGGAATGATCCTAGGCAAACTGGACGAAAAGTCTAGAGAAAGGATCTATCATAAGATGCCTAAAGATATCGTGCATGAAAGAGAGTCCAATTTGATGAACCATCTTAAGAGTGTGCTTGTAAGCGAGTCTTGA